The following coding sequences are from one Candidatus Bathyarchaeota archaeon window:
- a CDS encoding type II secretion system F family protein has protein sequence MSKMGKTLKRILQIASAVLAATIVVLGFLSAWGTPVFDEFLFFAILAAFTPPTVLSYIEYQWKKAVDEHLPDLFRSIVQAQETGMTLPRALEEAAKRDYGPLTAELRKMTAQISWGMTLEEALVSFAKRVDTVLVQRTVPLIIEASRSGGYIEKIFDPMGKFVQSTLLLNKERRNRTRPYIAIIYVAFFVFIFTIVLLFKSFFIDIQGLPLLGATIMAPEEVKRLFFHMTVIQAFFGGLVAGKMGEGTLSAGLKHSLALMICGYIALKLFM, from the coding sequence ATGTCAAAGATGGGAAAAACCTTAAAGCGGATCCTGCAGATTGCATCAGCCGTCTTAGCAGCGACTATTGTAGTTCTTGGTTTTTTGTCCGCTTGGGGAACCCCAGTTTTCGACGAATTTTTGTTCTTTGCCATCTTGGCCGCTTTCACTCCGCCTACAGTCTTAAGTTACATTGAATACCAGTGGAAGAAAGCTGTGGACGAACATTTACCAGACCTTTTCAGAAGCATAGTGCAAGCTCAAGAAACCGGCATGACCTTACCCCGCGCTTTGGAAGAAGCTGCAAAAAGAGATTATGGACCTTTAACGGCTGAACTGCGCAAAATGACTGCACAGATTTCTTGGGGCATGACCCTTGAAGAAGCATTAGTGTCCTTTGCAAAGCGAGTTGATACGGTTCTTGTACAGAGAACTGTTCCCCTAATAATTGAGGCCAGCCGTTCTGGCGGATATATAGAGAAGATTTTTGACCCTATGGGTAAATTTGTACAATCAACACTACTGCTTAACAAAGAGCGCCGTAACAGAACACGCCCATACATCGCAATAATTTATGTAGCTTTCTTTGTCTTCATATTCACTATCGTACTATTGTTCAAATCTTTCTTTATAGACATACAAGGCTTGCCGTTACTTGGCGCTACTATAATGGCGCCTGAAGAAGTTAAGCGTTTATTCTTTCACATGACGGTTATCCAGGCCTTTTTCGGAGGCTTAGTAGCGGGCAAAATGGGCGAAGGAACGCTAAGCGCTGGTCTAAAGCACAGTCTAGCGCTTATGATATGCGGCTACATAGCCCTGAAACTCTTTATGTAG
- a CDS encoding molybdopterin molybdotransferase MoeA — protein MHAVFWCLELVRLKGFQKLTTVEEAKKRLFESLRIERKVVTVPLYEALNRVLAENIVAKEDLPRFDRSAVDGYAVKAEDTFGASQFKPKTLKLIAGNEVKNGEAKQVWTGNPLPKGADAVLMLEYVRRINGEIEVLAAVTPGENISKKGEDVAKGAVAIKSGTRLKPHHLGLIGALGISQVQVFEKPKVAVLATGNELVELGQKPREDQIFEVNRLVIASMCRELGAEALDLGIAKDDVNMISEKIRLGLEKSDVVITTGGTSVGAPDLVPTAINSVGEPGVIVHGVAMRPAMPTALAVVQNKPIIVLSGNPVAAIFGFEVFARPLILKMSGVEHESRPVVKAKLTRRTSTALGRKTFVRVYVFQRNGEFYAEPISAKGSGVISTMTKANGYVIVPENREGLEEGETVLVHLFDNVEEANESV, from the coding sequence GTGCATGCTGTTTTTTGGTGTCTTGAGCTGGTTAGACTTAAAGGCTTTCAAAAACTCACAACGGTAGAAGAGGCAAAAAAGAGACTGTTTGAAAGCTTAAGAATTGAGAGGAAAGTTGTAACTGTTCCGCTATATGAGGCGCTCAACCGCGTCTTAGCCGAGAACATTGTAGCAAAGGAAGATTTACCAAGGTTTGACAGATCTGCAGTGGACGGTTATGCAGTCAAAGCGGAAGATACTTTTGGTGCATCACAGTTTAAGCCAAAAACATTGAAACTCATAGCTGGCAACGAAGTGAAGAATGGAGAGGCAAAACAAGTTTGGACTGGAAACCCACTTCCAAAAGGCGCAGATGCAGTTTTGATGTTGGAATATGTTAGACGCATCAACGGTGAAATAGAGGTTTTGGCTGCTGTGACACCTGGCGAAAATATTTCCAAGAAAGGCGAAGACGTAGCGAAAGGCGCTGTTGCTATAAAGTCTGGAACTCGTTTGAAACCTCATCATTTAGGGCTTATAGGGGCTTTAGGCATAAGCCAAGTGCAGGTCTTTGAAAAGCCAAAAGTGGCAGTTTTAGCCACGGGAAACGAGCTTGTAGAATTAGGGCAAAAGCCGAGAGAGGACCAAATTTTTGAGGTTAATAGGTTGGTTATCGCTTCCATGTGCCGTGAACTTGGCGCTGAAGCATTAGATTTGGGAATAGCAAAAGATGATGTGAACATGATTTCAGAAAAGATTAGGCTGGGACTGGAAAAATCAGACGTTGTCATTACAACCGGCGGCACAAGCGTAGGCGCTCCAGATTTAGTTCCCACAGCCATAAATAGTGTGGGCGAACCCGGCGTGATAGTTCATGGAGTAGCTATGCGCCCAGCCATGCCCACAGCTCTTGCGGTCGTCCAAAACAAGCCCATAATAGTTCTTTCAGGCAATCCCGTCGCCGCCATATTTGGTTTTGAGGTTTTTGCACGACCTCTGATTCTCAAAATGTCGGGAGTGGAACACGAGTCAAGGCCTGTTGTAAAAGCGAAGTTAACCCGAAGAACCTCAACAGCTCTTGGCAGAAAAACATTTGTGCGGGTATATGTTTTCCAGCGGAACGGTGAATTTTACGCTGAACCCATAAGCGCCAAGGGCTCTGGTGTGATTTCAACCATGACCAAGGCTAACGGGTATGTAATCGTTCCAGAAAACCGTGAAGGCCTAGAGGAAGGCGAAACGGTGCTAGTGCACCTTTTTGATAATGTGGAGGAGGCAAACGAAAGTGTTTAG
- a CDS encoding Ig-like domain repeat protein — MPIGERRMKKPADKYLMLSITVLTALSLVFIQTSAAISCGCWDIKPPKIHWVMQYPETPEYEDNVLVLAYITDSGSGVANATLYWTINGQQTTEIKMNGKDGLFYAEIPALPYNLTIAYVVYAYDKAGNKACSQRYTYVVDDFHPPAITFIQQIPSKPNYNETVTIIANATEPANASGVKEFRLSYWNGLNWTTVIMELDGALYTAAIPEFPYGTTVQYRVSVVDRAGNIAELDVYAYEVEDRYMPVAVLLTPKNGSFVSKVLNITFYAYDDNFYEANLTLDSILQASWNQTGTYTYALDTATLSSGLHALTLEALDKARNRVENTVYITVDNTAPTIEIRRPLDKSFVNGLVLVEISVYDDNFEHAELKIDGVSYIFETNHYIYAWNTLKVGDGEHKITLTAVDKAGNKAEKQIAVTVDNTAPIIDSVAWTPRTPSTNETVTVSAKIRENGSGLRDVSLWFRCIGEEWQKRPMTLKNGNWTAIIPEFKEDVTVTFYVECVDKAGNIARSAENYYVVKAVITEGFMGIPLHWLAVAVLAIFAVLASTAYYLMKKKRGAASTFLSLSP; from the coding sequence TTGCCTATTGGAGAAAGGAGAATGAAAAAGCCTGCGGATAAGTATCTGATGTTATCAATTACTGTTTTGACAGCATTGAGTCTTGTTTTTATTCAGACGTCGGCAGCCATTAGTTGCGGTTGCTGGGACATCAAGCCCCCGAAGATTCATTGGGTGATGCAATATCCGGAAACTCCAGAGTATGAAGACAACGTTTTGGTTTTGGCGTATATCACGGATTCTGGAAGCGGCGTCGCCAACGCAACTTTATACTGGACAATCAACGGACAACAAACAACTGAAATAAAAATGAATGGAAAAGACGGCTTATTCTATGCAGAGATCCCGGCCTTGCCCTACAATTTAACAATAGCCTACGTTGTGTATGCTTACGACAAAGCTGGAAACAAGGCGTGCTCTCAGAGGTATACTTATGTAGTAGACGACTTTCACCCTCCGGCTATAACGTTTATTCAGCAAATTCCATCCAAGCCAAACTATAATGAAACCGTTACAATAATCGCTAACGCTACAGAACCGGCAAACGCCAGCGGTGTCAAAGAGTTTCGCCTATCCTACTGGAACGGCCTTAACTGGACAACGGTAATTATGGAGCTAGATGGAGCATTGTATACCGCGGCAATCCCAGAATTCCCGTATGGAACAACAGTCCAGTACAGGGTTTCCGTTGTTGACAGGGCTGGAAACATAGCAGAGTTGGACGTGTACGCTTATGAAGTTGAAGACCGATACATGCCAGTCGCAGTTTTACTCACTCCTAAAAACGGAAGTTTTGTATCAAAAGTTTTGAATATCACATTCTATGCATACGATGACAACTTTTACGAGGCAAATCTTACGCTTGACAGCATACTTCAAGCCTCATGGAATCAAACCGGCACTTACACTTATGCGCTGGACACTGCAACACTTAGTAGCGGCTTACATGCGCTGACACTGGAAGCCTTAGACAAGGCCAGAAACAGGGTAGAGAACACTGTATATATAACCGTCGACAACACAGCACCTACGATTGAAATCCGACGGCCTTTGGACAAAAGCTTTGTTAACGGGCTAGTACTAGTTGAAATCAGCGTCTATGACGATAACTTTGAACATGCAGAACTGAAAATAGACGGTGTGAGTTATATATTTGAAACGAATCATTACATTTACGCATGGAACACCTTGAAGGTCGGTGATGGCGAACACAAAATCACGTTGACAGCGGTTGATAAGGCTGGGAACAAAGCTGAAAAACAAATAGCAGTCACAGTAGACAACACGGCTCCAATAATAGATAGTGTTGCATGGACGCCGAGAACGCCTTCAACTAACGAAACAGTTACTGTTTCTGCAAAAATAAGAGAAAATGGCAGTGGATTAAGGGATGTCTCATTATGGTTTAGGTGTATAGGCGAAGAATGGCAAAAAAGGCCAATGACTTTGAAAAATGGCAATTGGACCGCCATAATCCCTGAATTTAAAGAAGATGTAACTGTGACTTTCTATGTGGAATGCGTCGACAAGGCAGGCAACATTGCACGGTCGGCGGAAAATTATTACGTGGTTAAAGCAGTTATAACCGAGGGGTTCATGGGCATTCCATTGCATTGGCTTGCTGTGGCAGTGCTAGCCATTTTTGCAGTTTTAGCTTCAACAGCCTATTATCTGATGAAGAAAAAACGTGGTGCAGCCTCTACTTTTTTGTCCTTGAGTCCATAA
- a CDS encoding type II secretion system F family protein: protein MKKEKISEKYKKLYASLLSQLKCLLSKINGKISADKSESFRLESRTPSLASLAYKFMGEKVGRVLPLFSDLDIHLQKAGIKTNFRVYVSLTVFSTILVSLLVLVCIPYLLVYAFRVPVLHALLFGFGGSLFAVAFSIIGFYVYPVYRADKIKRDLEDELAFATGYMAILASAGVPPEKIFHSLSNLPIQLAVSVEAKNIIRDVNLFGLDIISALENASRKSPSKLFSEMLEGLISTIHSGSNLAAYLRERSKQHMKLKRISLRKFSDTLSILSEFYVALLVTGPLLLIIMLAVMAMMGGGSLGFLGPDLLLRIITYIGIPVGSTMFLIILDSVSPKW, encoded by the coding sequence ATGAAAAAGGAAAAAATCTCTGAAAAATACAAGAAGCTCTACGCGAGCTTGCTTTCGCAACTGAAATGTTTACTTTCAAAAATCAATGGAAAAATAAGCGCTGATAAAAGTGAAAGCTTCCGCTTAGAATCTAGAACCCCCAGCCTAGCGTCCCTTGCATATAAATTTATGGGCGAAAAAGTTGGAAGAGTTCTGCCGCTTTTCTCAGATTTGGATATACATTTGCAAAAAGCTGGGATTAAAACTAATTTTAGAGTTTACGTTAGTTTAACAGTTTTTTCAACAATTTTAGTCTCACTTTTGGTGCTTGTTTGTATACCGTACCTGCTTGTCTACGCCTTTCGAGTGCCAGTTCTTCATGCATTGCTATTCGGTTTTGGCGGCAGTCTATTCGCGGTTGCTTTTTCAATCATCGGATTCTACGTTTATCCAGTCTATCGCGCCGACAAAATTAAGCGAGATTTAGAAGACGAATTGGCCTTTGCAACGGGGTATATGGCAATCCTTGCAAGCGCGGGTGTTCCACCTGAGAAAATTTTTCATTCATTGTCAAATCTTCCAATACAGTTGGCAGTTTCAGTTGAAGCTAAAAACATAATCCGCGACGTAAACCTTTTCGGCCTTGACATAATATCAGCATTAGAAAACGCCTCGAGAAAGTCGCCTTCCAAACTGTTCAGCGAAATGCTGGAAGGCCTCATATCGACAATACATTCTGGAAGCAACCTCGCCGCATACTTAAGGGAAAGGTCTAAGCAACATATGAAATTGAAGAGGATAAGCCTCCGAAAGTTTTCAGACACGTTGTCCATTCTCTCAGAGTTCTATGTGGCTTTGCTGGTAACAGGTCCATTACTGCTGATAATCATGCTTGCGGTTATGGCTATGATGGGTGGTGGAAGCCTAGGCTTTCTGGGTCCAGATTTGCTGCTTAGAATCATCACATACATTGGAATACCCGTAGGTTCAACAATGTTTCTTATAATATTGGATTCGGTTTCGCCAAAGTGGTAA
- a CDS encoding RsmB/NOP family class I SAM-dependent RNA methyltransferase yields MLREAWTLAIEALSWMEKMKISERLALTRTAKQLEINDVDALRLAYGLVCETVRHRNLIDRFINEVLKPKFLSDFTFGVQSFLRLYVYQTRVAKNWNKLDLEEAKNVARLARSILGWRTLQVVEPYLGLLLTESPAIVLKGIGDEERVGLLTHHPTWFVRYCFRLLGRREALAFLEANSKTPPTYIRLNTLKGSEEETLKRLEEEKVKVEKVEGLRHTYKVLGAKQPLTRTKSFREGLFYIQDKASCYAAEVANPKPGIVLLDVCAAPGAKTTYLAQLMQNNGIIYSIDYSRRRMDVWRSEITRMDVKIAEPIIADACNSLPVAAEADMVVLDPPCTSTGAFAKIPSAKWRLTARSAEKMAEIQWQMLENSSEKLRPGGTLIYSTCSITVEENEMLIERFLKRHPEFQLAEINQKIGLPGLRGLTKCQRLYPHIHECNGFFIAKLVKCES; encoded by the coding sequence TTGCTTAGAGAAGCCTGGACATTAGCAATTGAAGCCTTAAGCTGGATGGAAAAGATGAAGATAAGCGAGCGGCTGGCCTTAACTCGAACCGCCAAACAGTTGGAGATAAACGATGTAGATGCTTTACGGTTGGCTTACGGTCTTGTATGCGAAACAGTTCGGCACCGCAACTTGATAGATCGCTTCATAAACGAGGTTTTGAAGCCTAAATTTCTAAGCGACTTCACTTTTGGCGTCCAGTCATTCTTGAGGCTTTATGTTTACCAGACTAGAGTAGCCAAAAACTGGAATAAACTCGACTTGGAAGAAGCAAAAAACGTGGCAAGGCTGGCCCGTTCAATATTAGGATGGAGAACTCTTCAAGTCGTCGAACCCTATCTCGGACTTTTGTTAACAGAGAGCCCGGCGATTGTGCTGAAAGGTATCGGTGACGAGGAGCGTGTGGGCCTTTTAACTCACCACCCCACATGGTTTGTGCGGTACTGTTTCCGCTTGTTGGGAAGAAGAGAAGCCCTGGCTTTTTTGGAGGCGAATTCCAAAACACCGCCCACATACATACGGTTGAATACTCTCAAAGGAAGCGAAGAAGAGACCCTTAAAAGGCTTGAGGAAGAAAAGGTTAAAGTAGAAAAGGTTGAGGGGCTACGCCACACCTACAAAGTTTTAGGTGCAAAACAGCCATTAACAAGAACAAAAAGCTTCCGTGAAGGCTTGTTTTATATACAGGACAAGGCAAGTTGTTACGCTGCAGAGGTAGCAAACCCCAAGCCTGGTATTGTGCTTTTAGATGTTTGCGCGGCACCCGGTGCCAAAACTACTTACTTGGCTCAACTCATGCAGAATAATGGTATAATTTATTCCATAGATTATTCGAGACGTAGAATGGACGTCTGGAGAAGCGAAATCACCAGAATGGATGTTAAAATTGCTGAACCAATAATTGCGGATGCTTGTAACTCCTTGCCCGTCGCTGCGGAAGCTGACATGGTAGTTTTAGATCCACCGTGCACAAGCACCGGGGCATTTGCAAAAATCCCGTCCGCCAAATGGAGGCTTACAGCTCGTTCAGCAGAGAAAATGGCTGAAATCCAGTGGCAAATGCTGGAGAACAGCTCTGAAAAACTAAGGCCCGGAGGCACATTGATATACTCTACGTGCAGCATAACCGTTGAAGAAAACGAAATGTTGATTGAGCGCTTCCTGAAACGGCATCCAGAATTCCAGCTAGCCGAAATAAACCAGAAGATCGGGCTGCCGGGACTAAGGGGCTTAACAAAATGTCAGAGGCTTTACCCGCATATCCATGAATGCAACGGCTTCTTCATAGCGAAACTGGTGAAATGTGAAAGCTAG
- a CDS encoding type II/IV secretion system ATPase subunit — protein MPKTPKNTKTKEETEFGAIIEVKERKPAVFREVYPIQEPYVYAAIVKDPETQKTRYEVIEPTLTKEEEEHLKEVKIILMEEIDVNLKEIETKEKAEQYLKEKAKQVIKKYHIKIPPESVDKLLYYLTRDFIGYGKIDPLMKDHLIEDISADGVNIPIYVWHRTYESLPTNIIFKDEVELNSFIIRLAYLAGKNISIASPILDASLPDGSRIQLTYGSEVTRRGSTFTIRRFRVDPLTISDLIAFNTLSSEMAAYLWYVIENRASVLVAGGIACGKTTMLNCLSMFIKPEMKIVSVEDTQELNLPHENWIPSVVREGFGYENKSAITLFDLLKAAVRQRPDYIIVGEIRGEEAYTLFQAMATGHLGMCTIHAESVEAVINRLESEPMNIPKPLIAMTDLIMVMTRTEIEGKPVRRTLTATEVVGLDAKTGKIMTEEVFRWKPKEDRFEFLGHSSLIEEHIKKLELSGEDVRQELQRRKTVLEWMVRKGIRRHTEVANIIREYYANPARVFQKARMELE, from the coding sequence ATGCCCAAAACACCAAAAAACACAAAAACAAAAGAAGAAACAGAATTCGGGGCAATAATAGAAGTAAAAGAAAGAAAGCCAGCAGTCTTCAGAGAAGTATATCCAATACAGGAGCCGTATGTCTACGCGGCAATTGTGAAAGATCCGGAGACTCAGAAAACCCGCTATGAAGTCATAGAACCAACCCTCACAAAAGAGGAGGAAGAACACCTAAAAGAAGTCAAAATTATCCTAATGGAAGAAATAGATGTAAACCTAAAAGAAATAGAGACGAAGGAAAAAGCCGAACAATACCTCAAAGAGAAAGCAAAACAAGTAATCAAAAAATACCACATAAAAATCCCACCGGAATCCGTTGATAAGCTCTTATATTACCTTACAAGGGATTTCATTGGCTACGGCAAAATAGACCCATTAATGAAAGACCATCTTATAGAAGATATCTCAGCTGATGGAGTAAACATACCAATATATGTTTGGCATAGAACATACGAGTCGCTTCCAACAAACATAATATTTAAGGATGAGGTGGAACTCAATTCGTTCATAATCCGCTTGGCATATTTAGCTGGCAAAAACATTTCAATAGCATCTCCAATTCTGGACGCTTCGCTACCTGACGGAAGCCGCATACAACTTACTTACGGAAGCGAGGTGACCAGAAGAGGCTCAACCTTCACTATCCGCCGTTTCAGAGTGGATCCTTTAACAATTTCAGATCTCATAGCCTTTAACACGCTTTCCTCGGAGATGGCCGCCTATCTATGGTACGTTATAGAAAACCGTGCATCAGTGCTTGTAGCCGGAGGAATAGCATGTGGAAAAACCACCATGCTGAATTGCTTGTCCATGTTCATAAAGCCTGAAATGAAAATTGTAAGCGTAGAGGACACTCAGGAGTTGAACTTGCCTCATGAAAACTGGATACCATCCGTCGTAAGGGAAGGCTTCGGATACGAAAATAAAAGTGCCATAACACTTTTTGACCTTTTGAAGGCAGCTGTAAGACAAAGACCTGACTACATAATCGTGGGTGAAATCCGAGGAGAAGAAGCCTACACGCTGTTTCAAGCTATGGCAACGGGACATCTTGGAATGTGCACCATCCATGCCGAGTCCGTTGAAGCCGTAATAAACCGTTTAGAATCCGAGCCTATGAATATTCCAAAGCCGCTCATAGCCATGACTGATTTGATAATGGTTATGACGAGAACAGAAATTGAAGGGAAACCAGTCAGAAGAACCCTAACAGCAACAGAAGTTGTAGGACTTGACGCTAAAACAGGCAAAATAATGACAGAGGAAGTTTTTCGTTGGAAACCTAAAGAAGACAGGTTTGAGTTTCTAGGTCACAGCAGCCTCATAGAAGAGCACATCAAAAAGCTTGAACTAAGCGGGGAAGACGTTAGACAGGAACTCCAACGCAGAAAAACCGTTCTTGAATGGATGGTTAGAAAGGGCATCCGCAGACACACAGAAGTAGCCAACATAATCCGCGAATACTACGCTAATCCAGCAAGAGTTTTCCAAAAAGCAAGGATGGAACTAGAATGA
- a CDS encoding TIM barrel protein: protein MADRPRFGPAGVPPSFKAMKAALTDVPRLLREEGLDAFEYQAVRWGAKPQIRREDAEKFGSKAKENDVLLSLHGSYFINFCGDKETIEASKARLVACATAAQWMQAKIVVFHPGFYGRKTPREVFASCLEALKDVAEKLRSIGVRDVKLGPETMGKPSQFGSLEEVLALCESVEQTQPVIDWAHLHAREQGLFKTVDDFRRIVEAVEKRLGTDAVKNMHCHFTKVEFTEKGEKCHHTMDEGGYGPDFSLLAKVIAEFRLNPVIISESPVLDVDAIKMRDILRKELYT from the coding sequence ATGGCTGACCGTCCGAGATTCGGCCCAGCCGGGGTTCCTCCAAGCTTTAAAGCCATGAAGGCCGCTTTGACGGATGTCCCTAGGCTTTTACGGGAAGAGGGACTGGACGCTTTTGAGTATCAAGCGGTTCGTTGGGGTGCAAAACCTCAAATAAGGAGGGAAGACGCGGAAAAATTCGGTTCAAAAGCCAAGGAAAACGATGTACTGTTGAGCCTCCACGGATCCTATTTCATAAACTTTTGCGGCGACAAAGAAACCATCGAAGCCAGCAAAGCTCGCCTAGTTGCATGCGCCACCGCCGCCCAGTGGATGCAAGCCAAAATAGTTGTTTTTCATCCAGGGTTTTACGGCAGGAAAACGCCAAGAGAGGTTTTCGCAAGCTGTTTGGAGGCCTTGAAAGACGTCGCAGAAAAACTAAGGTCGATTGGAGTGAGAGACGTTAAACTTGGCCCAGAGACTATGGGGAAGCCCTCCCAGTTTGGAAGCCTAGAAGAGGTTTTAGCACTATGCGAAAGTGTTGAGCAAACTCAGCCAGTTATAGATTGGGCGCATTTACACGCGCGAGAACAAGGCTTGTTTAAAACAGTTGACGACTTCCGCAGGATTGTGGAAGCCGTTGAAAAACGTTTAGGAACAGACGCTGTGAAGAATATGCACTGCCACTTCACCAAGGTGGAGTTCACAGAAAAAGGCGAAAAATGCCATCACACCATGGATGAGGGGGGATATGGACCGGACTTTTCCTTACTTGCAAAGGTTATCGCAGAGTTTAGGCTTAACCCGGTTATAATAAGTGAAAGCCCAGTGCTAGACGTGGATGCAATAAAAATGCGAGACATACTCAGAAAAGAGTTGTATACATGA
- the speB gene encoding agmatinase: MGYRELFVSQPNVFSGFQRSFEEADYVVLGVPFDVTSTYRTGARFGPNAIRAASINIETYSFRSGVDVEDLRIHDLGDLHVSTNTEQTLERLAVVVKEIKEAGKMPVVVGGEHTITFGVLKGLSSDLSQTAIVSFDAHLDLRDEFMGLRLSHTTFMRRVNEQLKPARIVEAGTRAVCKEELEYAKNAGVEFLTAQQIRRISDEKINQLFRKIEKCKNVYLTIDMDVLDPAYAPAVQNPEPDGLDVSMLLDILGNICDRRIVGFDVVEVTPTFDQGITAIQAAKVIFEVLCSIEKNKPR; encoded by the coding sequence ATGGGTTACCGAGAGCTTTTTGTTTCCCAGCCAAACGTTTTCAGCGGTTTTCAAAGGTCTTTTGAAGAGGCTGATTACGTAGTTTTGGGTGTGCCCTTCGATGTTACAAGCACCTACAGAACTGGGGCGCGGTTTGGACCAAACGCCATTAGAGCAGCTTCCATAAACATTGAAACCTATAGCTTTCGCAGCGGTGTAGATGTGGAGGATCTGCGGATCCATGATTTAGGCGACTTGCACGTTTCCACAAATACTGAGCAAACATTGGAAAGACTTGCAGTTGTTGTCAAAGAGATTAAAGAAGCAGGAAAAATGCCAGTTGTGGTTGGAGGCGAACACACTATAACCTTTGGTGTTTTGAAGGGTTTGAGCAGTGACCTTTCACAAACAGCGATCGTAAGTTTTGATGCGCATCTCGACCTCCGCGACGAGTTTATGGGATTGAGGCTTTCGCACACCACTTTCATGCGAAGGGTAAACGAGCAGCTAAAACCAGCCAGAATTGTAGAGGCTGGAACCAGAGCGGTCTGTAAAGAAGAACTGGAATATGCTAAAAATGCTGGAGTAGAGTTCCTTACAGCGCAACAAATAAGAAGAATTAGTGATGAAAAAATAAATCAACTGTTTAGAAAGATTGAAAAGTGCAAAAATGTTTATCTGACCATAGACATGGATGTTCTTGATCCAGCTTATGCTCCCGCGGTGCAGAACCCCGAACCAGACGGTTTAGATGTATCCATGCTTTTAGACATTTTAGGTAATATCTGCGACAGACGCATCGTAGGTTTTGACGTTGTAGAAGTGACACCAACCTTCGATCAAGGGATTACCGCCATACAAGCTGCAAAAGTAATTTTTGAGGTCTTATGCAGTATTGAGAAAAATAAACCGCGCTGA